The stretch of DNA aacaaatttaattgcaaagtaCTTTGTTTAGATCAACCAGTGATTTGTGATTATGTCAAACGCATCCCATATGGTCCGTGGATAAAGGAGTTGAATGAATATGGAATATGTGTGAATGATACTGAGTATAGTTCACTAGGAGTATCTAATGACGTCAAATTATTACTTGGAGCTGATGTGGCCGGCAAGCTTCTCACAGGCAATGTAAAATGTTTGATTGAAGGTCCTGTTGCCGTTGAGTCACATCTAGGGTGGACTCTTATGGGGAAGATACCTATAAGTGATGTTGCTGTGACGACAAATTCCTCTCTTTCATTGCTTTTGACTGAAGCATCTGTGAATCAACTGTGGTCATTGGATGTTTTGGGAATCACTGATCCATCTGCGAAGAAAGTGAAGGCAGAGTTGCAAAGAGCTACACAAGAGTACTTTTTGGAGACAATCAGACTAGATGTAGAAAACCGTTTTGTGGTTAGCATGCCTTGGCTGGAAGATCATCCTCCATTGCCAACCAACTATGACCTGGAGTATAAAAGATTGAATTCGACTGTCAACCGCCTTAAATCGCAGTAGATTTATAAAGAGTATGAGCAAGTGTTTAATGAATGGATGGAGGAGGGAATAATAGAAGAAGTAAAGGATAATTGTGAGGAAAATGTACACTACCTACCTCATCGTGCAGTTATAAAACCAAATAGCACCACCAAAATTAAACCCGCATTTGATGCTTCATCTAAAGCCAAAGGTTTTCCAAGTTTAAATCATTGCTTAGAGAAGGGTGAAAATCTTATTGAATTGATACCAAGTATTTTGATGCGGTTTTGAACTGAGAGAATTGGTGTCGTTTCAGACATACGTAAAGCCCTCTTACAAATCGGACTTACTGAAACTGATAGGAATTACTAAAGATTTTTATGGCTTAGTGATACAGGCTTAAAGATTTACAGGCATTGCAGGGTAGTATTTGGAGTAACCTGTAGCCCGTTTTTGCTGTCCTCAACTATCAAATACCTCctgttgaatattttgaaagaaataacgGAACAAAAGGCTACTTATCCTgaatatgttgtacaaaaactaatgaaaagtttttatgtagACAATTGTGTCACGGGTGTCAAGGATATAGAAGAATTGAATATGTTTGAAAGAGTTGCTACTGAAATAATGGCAAGTAGAAAATTCGATCTTAGAGGGTGGGAGTACACCGACTTAACCGAGGAAAATTCACAGCCCCAAGAAGTCTtccattcatttcttttgcgaTGCAAGTAAATTGGTCTATGCTGTGGTTGTTTACATTAGAGTGGAGTCTGAGAATAATGTACGAGTTCAATTACTACAGGCGAGAAGTAGAGTAGCCCCTACAGGAAAAGGAGAAATTACAATAGCACAACTTGAACTTCTGGCAGCAACCATTGCATCTCGTCTCTCAACTTCAATTTTGTCTGAGGTAACTCATGATGAAGTGTCTTTTTGGTCAGATTCCACAACTGTTTTGGCCTGGATCAAAAGAAGTGAACAATGGGCCATTTTTGTTTACAATCGAGTGCGTGAAATCAGAGAGCAGACTTATGTTAACACCTGGAGACATGTTCCTGGGACGATGAACCCAGCTGATTTGCCAAGTAGAGGATGTTCTGCACAAAAAATTCTGCGATTGCAATGATCAGAGGGTCCCAGTTGGTTGCACTTACCTCAAGATTTGTGGCCTTCGTCTGAAGATGTCGTTAATGAGGAGGAAGTAAACTGTGAGAGAAGAAAAGGTGTCACAACCtcaatgataaattttgaagtgACAAAACTTTTGAGATCTAATATTTCTGACTATCGGAAAATTGTACATACTATGGCATGGGTGAAGAGATtcctttttaattgcaaaaatgaagaaagaagaaaaggaGATCTTTCTGTTAAGGAATTAGAAGAAGCTGAGAAAACTACTGTATACTTAATACAGCGGGAGTCATTTACAGGAGTTTCAGATAAACGCCTTAAAACTCTAGATGTATTTATTGATGAGAAAGGAATCTATAGATTAAAAACaactgtaaataaaagaaatgattttgaaGAGTTTAGAACACCTGCTATTTTACCTGGAGAGAATTCTATAGTAAACCGTTTAGTACTGTTTGAACATAAGAAAAATGGACATGCTGGTGTTTCCTACACATTG from Parasteatoda tepidariorum isolate YZ-2023 unplaced genomic scaffold, CAS_Ptep_4.0 HiC_scaffold_1734, whole genome shotgun sequence encodes:
- the LOC122272959 gene encoding uncharacterized protein, encoding MEEGIIEEVKDNCEENVHYLPHRAVIKPNSTTKIKPAFDASSKAKGFPSLNHCLEKGENLIELIPNNCVTGVKDIEELNMFERVATEIMASRKFDLRGWEYTDLTEENSQPQEARSRVAPTGKGEITIAQLELLAATIASRLSTSILSEVTHDEVSFWSDSTTVLAWIKRSEQWAIFVYNRVREIREQTYVNTWRHVPGTMNPADLPKGPSWLHLPQDLWPSSEDVVNEEEVNCERRKGVTTSMINFEVTKLLRSNISDYRKIVHTMAWVKRFLFNCKNEERRKGDLSVKELEEAEKTTVYLIQRESFTGVSDKRLKTLDVFIDEKGIYRLKTTVNKRNDFEEFRTPAILPGENSIVNRLVLFEHKKNGHAVCKRFSAKSVDPPTASPPADRVQDTAVFQVTGVDFAGPVILKDNSKAWICIFTCAVYRATHIKLVTSLSTEAFLQCFHRFVCRRGKPSIVYSDNGTNFTGSAKALSCIDFKQVFVKARDQQITWKFIPPSAPWWGGFWERLVGMMKGLLKKTLGRASLTYEEMQTALCNREAILNQRPLITVCSDASLTALTPADFLKEIKPSFVPDIKTKTDPNHL